A genomic segment from Chitinophaga flava encodes:
- the nuoH gene encoding NADH-quinone oxidoreductase subunit NuoH — MTLLSIDWFFILEKILLISAVLVLSLVVAMYSTWGERKVAAWIQDRLGPNRAGPLGLLQPLADGGKLFFKEEIIPTNSNRFLFVLGPSIAMLVACMTSAVIPWGDTLTIAGRTISLQVADVNIGILFIFGVVSMGVYGIMIGGWASNNKYSLLASVRAASQIISYELPMGLALIALLMLTGTLSLKEIVEQQRHSMWNVVYQPLGFFIFLICAFAETNRTPFDLPEAENELNGGYHLEYSSMKLGFYLFAEYINMFVSSALMATMYFGGYAFPGMDSLGVSPNLLTILGFLALFIKILVFIFFFMWVRWTIPRFRYDQLMRLGWRVMIPLALANMLITGATVLARQH, encoded by the coding sequence CTCTACCTGGGGCGAAAGAAAGGTGGCTGCCTGGATCCAGGACCGTTTAGGCCCTAACCGCGCAGGTCCGCTGGGATTGCTGCAACCCCTGGCCGATGGTGGTAAACTCTTCTTCAAGGAAGAGATCATCCCAACCAACTCTAACCGGTTCCTCTTCGTTCTGGGCCCTTCCATCGCCATGCTGGTGGCCTGTATGACCAGTGCCGTAATTCCATGGGGCGATACCCTGACCATTGCTGGCCGCACCATTTCCCTGCAGGTAGCTGATGTAAACATCGGTATCCTGTTCATATTCGGTGTAGTGAGCATGGGCGTATACGGAATTATGATCGGTGGCTGGGCATCCAACAACAAATACTCCCTGCTGGCCTCTGTGAGGGCTGCCTCCCAGATCATTTCCTACGAACTGCCAATGGGTCTGGCGCTGATCGCATTGCTGATGCTGACCGGCACCCTGAGCCTGAAGGAAATCGTGGAGCAGCAACGTCATAGCATGTGGAACGTGGTATACCAGCCGCTGGGCTTCTTTATCTTCCTGATATGTGCTTTTGCGGAAACTAACCGTACGCCGTTTGACCTGCCGGAAGCAGAGAACGAGCTGAATGGTGGTTACCACCTGGAATACTCTTCCATGAAACTGGGCTTTTACCTCTTTGCGGAATATATCAACATGTTTGTCAGCTCTGCGCTGATGGCCACTATGTATTTTGGTGGATATGCCTTCCCTGGCATGGACAGCCTGGGCGTTAGTCCCAATCTGCTCACCATACTGGGCTTCCTGGCATTGTTTATCAAAATACTGGTGTTTATATTCTTCTTTATGTGGGTACGGTGGACGATCCCAAGATTCCGTTATGATCAGCTGATGCGTCTGGGCTGGAGAGTGATGATCCCGCTGGCACTGGCTAACATGCTGATTACCGGAGCAACTGTATTGGCTCGTCAACACTAA